The nucleotide sequence GGCGGCCCTGCACTACGATGAGTTCTTAGCCCTTCAAAGAGATTACGTTAAAAAGCTCTATTATGACAGGGCAGTGGACCTCATATTCAAAAACACCGGTATAGATACAAATCAAAAGAGCTTTGCCTTCAGAAATGCAGTCTGGTCTACAGCAGTGCAGCATGGGGTTTACGGCGCCGGAGGGCCCACAGGATCTTATACTAAGAATGGGGTAATCATAGCGGCCTATCTGCAAAATCCTGTGGATGAATTGGACTTTATAAAGAAGATTTATTTGGAAAGGGCTAAGTTAGATGTTTATTTTGCAAGCTATGATCCCAGCAACCCCGGAGATGCAGCCTTGCTTAACGGCCTGAAAACCAGATTTATCAATGAGGGAAATGATGCCGTAGCAATTTATAACTATGAGTTAAGCAGAAATCAATAGGCTTACATTGATTTCCAGGAGGTGTATGAGATATGAAAAAATTCGTTATAGCAATATTTGCAATAGCTGTTGCTGTTTCCGTGTTTATATTTAAGGATTTTAAGAAGGAGCCTGCTAAGGTATCGGAAAGTCCGCAGGTAGAGCAAAAGGATAATACCGGTGACAAGGATCCGGCGAAGGAAACGGAAGATCCACAGAAGTCACCTGAAAATGGAGAAGATGAACCGGCACAGGTGCCTGTGGATGAAACAGAAACGCCTGCCACAGACCTGCCAGCAGATAAGGAAGATAAGGATAGTTCCGAAGGCAACAGCAGGCCGGAGACCTTTTATGTAGAAGAATTAATCCTGAACTACTCAAATCTCTATCCTGCGGTAGTAAGTAAAGATAATATAGATTCTTCAGTTCTGGACAACGTAATAATGCCGGATAGCGAATTCAGCACTTATGTGAGCAAACAGGTGGCAGACTACAAGGCCAAAAAGGCCACCATAGAATTTGTGACCTTCGATATCGAAAGCATCAAAGACAAAGACAAGGACAGTTTTGAAGTTACCGTTAACCAGGTAATTGCTGTAACCATAGGGGGAAAGACGGAGGAGAAACAAGAAAAAGCTGCCTACATCGTGAAATTCACAAAAGAAAGAATGGGCATAAGTCAATTAATAATTAGTAATTAGTAGTGAGTAATTAAGGTGGACATTTTTTAGCGAAAGTTAAAAAATGTCTTTTTATTATATATATTAAAGAAAGTCAGCCTTTTGGGCTGACTTTCATCCTTAATTACTCATTGCTCATTACTAATTATTTTTGATCATTATTCGTTACCGATTATTCGAATATTTTTCTGGCTATGTCTTCTGACACCACAGTGGGTCCGCCTAGCAGATAGATCTTTTTAACTTCGCTCCTTCGTGCGCTTAACTTAGTTATTACGTTATTGGACATGTCTGGGCTTGTTAATATTATGGGAGCACCGTAGCGGCCTGCCAGGGCGGAGCTGGATAGGGCGTCCGCAAAGTGTGTTCCTGTTGCTACAAAGGCATTGGCAAAGTTGAAGTCCCCTGCAAAGGAGCTTAATATTAAGGCATTGGTCTCATAGCGGTTGATGCCGTAAATCCTCTTTGGATTAGGGAAGGTCTTCATCAAGGTATCGTTAATTAAAGCTGGTCCTCCGATGACATTGGTGTTCTTTATCACACCGTTGGCAATTACCTTTTTTACTGAAGGATCCATAGCCTGTGGAGCGGTCAGTAATATAGGCGCTTTTTTGTAGGCTGCCAAGGATGCTATAGACAGGGCATCTGGATAGTTAGTGCCGGTTACCACAAAGGCCGTCTGGCTTGAGGACAGATGCTTTGCCACCTGGGCAGAGGTTTCGTATCTGTTTGCTCCGGCGATTCTGGTAACATTTAAGCCAAGGCTCTTTAACTTATTTTCAACTATTGGAGAGATAACACCAGTACCTCCCACAATAAAGGCTGTCTTTGCCTTTAACCGCTTAATTTCCTGTTCCACTGATGGATCCAAGGCTGTTGAGTAACTCAACAGTATGGGTGCATTATACTTTCCTGCCAAAGGGGTTGCGCATAAGGCATCCGGATAATCCTGACCGGTAGCAATTACTATGTAATCTGATTGAGACCAACCGGCCTTTGAAATTTCAACAGAGGTACTGTATCTGTTACTGCCGGCATAACGCGAGAACTCTTTGGAACCGATGCTTAAAACAAAGGGACTTGCAGTATAGCTGATGGGCTTTGTTACTACAGAATCATCCGCCAGCTTAATTCTGACATTATTGCCTGGATTACTTAGACCTGAGTTGTCACTGATGGTCTGCAGGGTCATGCTGCCGGATCTTAAGGCCTGGGCCTTTATTACAAAAAGTGTTGAGGCAGTACTTGTTAGGCCTGTTCTGTTTCCCTTTAACAGTGCGCTGAAGCTGATATAGCCGGTGGAGCGGTTGTCTACTAAAATAGCGCTGTTCACATCCTGATTATTAAAGAGGGTTCCCTTCTCTATGCCCACAATGTTCAGGAGGGTTGGATCATACTTGAAATCCAAAGTGGCGCCATAGAGGTTTGAAACATTTTTTATATTTACTGAAATATCAAAATACGTCCCAGTGGATAAGCTATCCTTATCTATGGAGTATGAGATTGTGGTGCTGGATGCCTGTACTGATACGGTGCTGCTTACGGCAGAAATTGATAGGGCGAAAACAAAAAAACAAAAATAACTTAATGCTTTTTTCAACGATTTTCTTCTCATATCTTACCTTCTTTCACTGTTTTTTATAAATAATTGAAGTAAATTAAAATTATATACGTATATTGTGTATAATTCTGTATTTACATCTACGATTATAGCACAAAGAATTCGTTTTTTGAACTAAACCTTTCATTAACTTTATACGTATATTTAAGAGAAAAGGACACATACTTTTGTCAAAGTGTGTAAATCAGGTGATATAATGTGTGTTGAAATAGTTCTTAATTAGGCATATAATACGTAATGTATGACATTGTGACAGATGGAGGGTAACCATGGGAAAGCTGAGTAAAAAGAAGAAGATAATAATAGCTGTGATATCTGCCTTGGTAATTATAATTGGAGGTATTGCAGGAACCGCATATTATTTAGCTATGCATCAGTTGAACAAGATTCAATATACACCCCTGCCTGATAAGGATGAGGATAAGGGCATCGATCCTGATATCTACAATCCAGAAACTGAGGAGGTATTCGACGACTATACCAATATCATGCTCATAGGGGTAGATGCCAGGGATCCCGATGAGGACTCCCGATCAGATGTGATGATGATTGCCACTATAGATAAGAAGCACAATAAAATTAAGCTTACTTCCCTTATGAGAGATATGATCGTGGATATGAAAGGTCACGGCCCCATGGAAGGTCAAAAGCAGGATAGGCTGAACCATACCTATGCCTATGGTAAGGCGGCTCTGACTGTAAAAACAGTAAATGAAAATTTCAAAACCAATATCAAGGACTTTATAAAGGTAGATTTCTTCGGTATGGAGAAGATAATAGACTATGTAGGCGGTGTAGAAATTGACCTGAAGCAGTCTGAATTATCTGTTTTAAATGGTTATATAAAAGAGGTTTCCAAGATAGAAAAGGATGACAATCCACCTTATGTGGAAAACAGCGGCAAGCAGCTTTTAAATGGTAGACAAGCTGTTGCCTATGCCAGAATAAGATATGTGGGCAACGGAGATTATGAAAGAACTGCAAGACAGAGAAGGGTATTGGAAGCAATCATAAATAAGCTCACAAAGCTCAATCCGCTGGAGCTTAATAACGCCATCGGTGAAATGTTGCCATATGTTGAGACTAGCATGGATAAGGGAAAAATCGTAGGACTGGCTAAGGATTTTATAGCCAAGGGTATGAGCAAGGTAGAGCAGTTGAGATTACCCCTGGATGATTACAGCGAGGTTATATATCCCAATGGGGTATATTTCATAGGTTGGGACAAGGAGCCCAATTTGGAAGCCCTTCACAAATTTATCTATGAAGAAGATTTTAAACCGGAAACTTTGAAATAATTAAGAGTTAAGAATTATCGCAGAAATTCACCGAGGCTTAATAACTTAATTCTTGTTTGACAAATTATAGACAAGTGATAAAATGATTGTATGTCTATATTTTAAGTAATAAATTATGAAAAAATCGGAGTGTTTAATAATGAATAGGGTGGAAAGAAATAAAAGAAAGAAAAAAAAGAGGAATAAGATAATATTAATTACCTGTATTTCTCTGGTATTTGCACTATTGTTTTTTGCTGGTTTTTATGTAATGAAGCTCTTGAACAAGGTTGAGATCGAAGAGATTTCCAAAGTTGATAAGGAGATTGGTATCACTGATGAGTTTAAAGAGAAGATTGAGAAGCACGACTACTCAGAGTATATTACCAACATAGCCTTGTTTGGCTTGGATAAGAGAGATAAAAATGAACGGGGCCGTTCTGATGCCATTATGATCCTGACTCTTGACAGTAAGCGTAATAAGATGAAGCTCACTTCCATAATGAGAGATTCCTATGTGGATATATATGGCCATGGCAAGGATAAGATTAACCATGCCTATGCCTTTGGAGGACCACAATTGGCTATAAGAACTATTAATGAGAACTTTGGCCTGAACATCAAAGACTATGTAGCTGTAGACTTTTCAGGCATGGAAAAGATAATAGATGCTTTGGGCGGTATCACCATAGACATAAAAGACTATGAAGTAAAGGAAATGAATGGTCACATATGGGATTTGTCTACTTTAAAGAATATGAAGAATCCTCCATATATTGATGGCCCGGGAAAGCAGAAACTAAGCGGTATGCAGGTAGTTGCCTATACAAGGGTAAGACATGTAGGAAATGGTGACTTTGAAAGAACAGACAGACAAAGAAAGGTCCTTGAGATCATATTCAATGAAGTTAAGAGTGCCGGAGTAACAAAGCTTCCGGGCATAGTAGAGGACTTTTTACCATATGTAAAGACAAGTATGAAGCCTCTTGATATGATCAACACAGGTAAGAAAGTACTAACCTCCGGCATAGACAAATTAGAACAGGAGAGATTTCCTTTAGACAGCTATGGTAAGGGCCAGACCATCGATGGCATCTGGTACTATGTATTTGATGCTGAAGCTACTAAGGACCAAATCTTTAAGTACATTTTCGACGACATAAAACCAACGGAGAAGTAGAAGAAGGGGAAGAGGGGAGCTGTAACGAGCCCCTCTTTTAGTTGTTGCTCTATTTTTCGACAAGTTATATGGAAATAATAATAGAAAACAGCCGGGGGCAATTTTCTGTTTTTCTCCGCTAAATATACAATATTAGGTTGATAACAACATACTATATAAGTATAATGAAAGTGACTGATTTCGATAATACAATATGTAGAAAAAAAGAAGGGATGTAATTTTTGTGCAAAATAAAGAAAATTCGGCAACTGAGGTTTCTATAATATGTCCTTTATATAACGCAGAAAATTATATAGAAAAACTTCACGAAAATATTTTAAGACAAAAAGGTGTAGACAATGTGGAGCTCCTATATGTACTGACGGAATCTTCCGATGGTACGGAGGCTCTGCTAAGAAAAATGGGAGTTGATTATGTAAAAATACAGCCAGAGGAATTTTCCCATAGTAAGACCAGGGAGCGGATGGCCTATAGGGCCAAGGGAGAGATCCTGGTATTTATAACCCAGGATATTCAGATAATAAATGATAACTGGCTCATAAACCTGATAAGGCCTATACAGATGGGAGAATGCGAAGCCTCCTTCAGCAGACAGATATGTGACGAAAATATCATGGAAAAGTATATAAGAGAAAAAAATTATCCCAAGGAGTCAAGGATCGTATCCAAGAAGGATATACCTGAATATGGTCTGATGACATTTTTTTATTCCGATGCTTCTTCTGCAATTAAGGCCTCTGTCTTCAGGGAATTAAATGGTTATGACGGAAAGAATCTCATTATAAATGAAGATATGTATATGGCCAGTAAATTGATAGATAAGGGCTATAGGATCAAGTATTGCAGTGATTCAGAGGTAGTTCATTACCATATTTTCACCCTTAAACAGATTTTCAGCAGGTATTTTGACACCGGTGTATTTTTTAAGGAAAATCCGGAGTTTTCAGATTTTAAGACCAGTGACAGCGGGTTCAGCATAGCTAAATATGTCATTACCCAGGCTATAAAAGAAGGTAATATAAAGGCTGCAGTCCAGGCCATACCCAACTTTGCCAGCAGATTGGCTGGAAGTTATCTTGGAAAAAGGTATAAAAATCTTTCCATGGAAAAGAGAATTAAGTATTCTTCAAATAAGGCTTACTGGAAAAATATCCAAAAGGAGGAGAAGCAATGAAGGGCATAATATTGGCGGGAGGTTCAGGAACCAGACTATATCCTGTGACCAAGGCTATTTCAAAGCAAATCGTACCAATCTATGATAAACCGATGATCTACTATCCCATGTCAGTGCTGATGCTGGCAGGTATCAGAGAAATTCTTATTATTTCAACGTCAAGAGATATTGCAGGCTTTAAAGAACTTTTTGGCGATGGCCACGAACTGGGGCTTCACATTGAATATGCAATCCAACAGGCTCCTAATGGCTTGGCAGAGGCCTTTATAATTGGTGAGAATTTTATAGGCCGTGACAAGGTAGCCATGATACTGGGGGATAATATCTTCTGGGGCCAGAGCTTCAGCGACCATCTGAAAAAGGCCGCGGCCATAGAAAAGGGAGCTATGATCTTTGGCTATTATGTTCAAAATCCAAGGGCCTTTGGAGTGGTGGAATTTGATGGTGCCGGCAATGTAATTTCCCTGGAGGAAAAGCCGGAAAAGCCAAAGTCAAAGTATGCCGTGCCGGGCCTATACTTCTATGACAATACCGTGGCAGAAAAGGCAAAGTCCTTAAAACCCTCTCCCAGAGGCGAACTGGAAATCACAGATCTGAACAAACTGTATCTGCAGGAAGGTACCTTAAAGGTAAATCTGCTTGGAAGAGGTATGGCCTGGATGGATACCGGAACTCACGGGGCAATGCTTCAGGCTTCAAACTTTGTTGAGGCTGTGCAGAATACTCAGGGAACCTATATTGCCTGTCTGGAGGAGATTTCCTATAGGAAGGGCTGGATAAGCAGAGACCAGGTGAGAGAGCTGGCTAAGCCGCTTATTAAAACCGGGTATGGACAATACCTCATGGAGATAATAGAGGAAGGTTAGTGGTGACAAGATGGGAAAGTTTGAATTTATCAGTACAAGGATAAGGGATTTATATATAATACAGCCTACGGTTTTTGGAGACCAAAGAGGCTATTTTATGGAGTCATATAACAAGAAGGAATTCTTTGAAGCAGGACTTACCATGGAGTTCGTACAGGATAATGAATCCAAGTCTAAAAAGGGAGTACTGAGGGGTATGCACTTTCAGACTAAGCATACCCAGGGTAAGCTTGTCAGGGTAACTCAAGGTGAAGTCTTTGATGTGGCAGTAGACCTTAGAAAGGGTTCCCCAACCTATGGACAGTGGGAGGGTGTATTGCTGTCTGAGGAAAACAAACGTCAATTCTATGTGCCGGAAGGTTTTGCCCATGGATTCTTGGTGCTATCCGAGACAGCGGTGTTCAATTATAAGTGCACAGATTACTATGCCCCGGAATATGACAGCGGTCTCTTGTGGAATGATCCCGACGTTGGAATAGAGTGGCCGCTGGAAGGCATAGAGGAAGTGCTGCTGTCTGAAAAGGATAAAGTGCAAAAGAGATTGAAGGATTTAGAGGTTCCATTTATATATAAGGAGAGTGTAAGATAATGAAGACATATTTAGTAACCGGTGGGGCCGGTTTTATTGGATCCAATTTCGTCATCTATATGCTTAAGAGATATAAGGATATAAAGATCATTAACTTAGATAAGCTTACCTATGCAGGAAATCTGGAAAACCTGAAAGAGGTTGAAAATTACCCAAACTATGTGTTTATACAGGGAGATATAACTGATAGAGAAGTTGTAAGTAAGATCTTCAGGGATTACTCCGTAGATTATGTGGTTAATTTTGCTGCTGAGTCCCATGTAGACAGAAGTATAAGGGAACCTGAAGTCTTTGCCAAGACCAATGTTCTGGGCACAGTAAACCTGTTGAATTGTGCCAGGGAGGCATGGCTGGATGGGGAGCAGTGGAAGCCCGGTGTTAAGTTCCTCCATGTTTCTACAGATGAGGTCTACGGTTCCTTAGGGGAAACAGGATTCTTTACTGAGGAGACTCCACTGGACCCCCACAGCCCCTATTCTGCAAGCAAGGCAGGCTCCGACTTAATGGTTAAGGCCTATGGGGATACCTATAAGATGCCAATAAATATAACCAGGTGTTCCAATAACTATGGCCCCTATCAATTTCCTGAAAAGCTCATACCCCTGCTCATAAACAACTGTCTCAACCACAGGGACTTACCGGTTTATGGTGACGGCCTGAATATAAGAGACTGGCTTTATGTTGAAGACCACTGCAAGGCCATCGACATGGTTATAAACAAGGGCGTATGCGGCGAAGTATATAATGTGGGCGGTCACAATGAGAGAACCAATATACAGATCGTTAAAACAGTAATCAGTTATATCCATGAAAATGTTGATAAGTCCGTTACTGAAGACCTCATTAAGTATGTGGAAGACAGAAAGGGTCATGACAGAAGATATGGCATAGACCCAAGTAAGATTAAGAATGAATTGGGCTGGTATCCGGAGACTGGATTTGAGGCAGGAATTGTTAAGACTATTCAATGGTATTTAGACAATAAACAGTGGCTGGAAGGAGTAACCTCAGGAGAATACCGCAACTATTACGAAAAAATGTATAAGTAATATACCAGGGGGAAAGAAAAGATGAAGATAATTAAAACTCTTGCCGCTTTCTTTATAGGTCTGATGGCTCTGACCTTTGCAGCTCCGGTAAATGTAAATGCGGCTGCTAAGCTTCAGAAAAAGCTCATGGTGGAAAGTCCTAAGGTCAATGAAAGTTATGTGAATAAGAACATTACAGTTTCCGGATGGGCCCAGGACCCCTCCGGAGTTAAGGAAGTCAATATATACTTGAACGGCAAGCTTCAGGGAAAGGCCAACTATGGAACAGGCAGGCCTGACGTAAATAAGGTTTCTCCCGGCTATCCTCAAGGAAATAATACTGGCTACAGCTATACTATAAACTATGCAAATTTAACCACCGGAACCTATAAGGTGACAGTGGAGCTGGTTGGTAAGGACAACCAGAAACTGAAAAAGGAAGTAAACATTTCACTAAAGAAGACAGTACTTCCCTTAAAAGCAGCACTGGAAAGACCGGCAAATAACACCTCAACCACCGCTAACAGCCTGAACTTCTCCGGCTGGGCCACAGGCCCATCCGGCATTAAGGAAATAAAGGTTTATGTGGACGGGGCCTACAGGGGAAGTACAGTACCTAAGGCTGCCAGAAAGGACGTAGCAGCTATTTTCCCAACTTACAAGGATTCCCTGACCTCAGGTTTCAGCTATGAACTGAGTATGTTAAATATGACTAAGGGAGTTCACAAGGTTGTCTTTGAAGTTACAGGAAATGATGGACAAGTAACAAAGCTGGAGCGGTCTTTTGAATATAAGGGATTAGCCCCAAGATATGGCGTTGACAGCCCTGCTGGGGACTATGAAACAGATTCCTTCAGCATTATGGTCAAGGGTTGGGCCCTGAATTCCGCAGATATCAGTGCCATCAACGTGTATGTAGATAACAATTACAATGGACAAGCTACCCTGAAAGAGAAGAGAACAGACATAGCAGGCAAATATCCAGGCTATCCTCAGGGAGAGGACAGCGGCTTCAGCTATAAATTGGACATGAAGTACATATCCTTTGGCAAACACAGCTTAAAGCTTGAATTTATCGCTGCAGACGGAACCATAATATATGATGTCAGAAACTTTACATATAATAAGCCCAAGGCCATTGTCAGCATAGAATCACCTAAGCTGAATGAAAGCGTAAGCAGCGGTACCATCACTGTATCCGGTTATGCTCTGAATGCCAGCGGTGTAAAAGATGTTTATATAATCTTGGATGAAACCTTTGCCGGAAAACCTGAGTATGGTGAAATAAGAACGGACCTAGGGCATTATGCCGATGCCTTTCCGGAGGTAATAGAGGTTGGCTTCAGCCATACCATTGATATAAGCACCTTATCAATTGGAAAACATGATATTACAGTTCTGGCTCAGGGTAATGACGGCACAGCCACCACTGCAACTATAACCTTTAATATGCACGGCCTGGTGGAAAAGGTCTACTACGACAAGGATCTGGACTACTATGTGCAAAGGCAGTATGAAAAGGGAGCCAATGTGATTTTTGGAAGTTCTACTCCTCCCACCTATGAACAAGTGAAGTACTATATGGATCCGGAAAACTTCATCAATGATCCTTCCGGAAAATATATGTTCCTGAAGCTTACATATATAGAGGGTATAGATGTAGAAGACCTCAACAGAACCTTGGCTGGCAAGGGAGTACTGGAAGGAAAGGGACAAGCATTCCTAGATGGTGGAAAACTGTACAATGTTAATCCACTGTACCTTATAGCCCATGCCCTCTTGGAAACCGGCAACGGTAAGTCAAAATTAGCTACAGGTATAAACGTAACCAGCGTAGGAGGCGTACCTGTAGAACCTAGGGTGACCTACAATATCTATGGAATTGGGGCAAGAGACTCCAACCCCAACGTCCTCGGCTCCGAATACGCCTATAAGCAGCAGTGGTTCTCCGTGGACGCAGCCATAATAGGCGGTGCAAAATTCATCTCTGAAAGCTATATCCAAAATGAGGTGTATAAGCAGTACACCCTGTACAAGATGAAGTGGAACTTTGATGTAATCTGGCACGAATATGCCACAGACATCGGCTGGGCCAGCAAGCAGACAAAGTCCATCAAAGCCTTGGTGGACCAGATGGAACGACCCGTTTTGGTATTCGAAGTACCGGTATTTGCACCTAAGGCTAATTAAAAATTAAGAATTAAGAATTATGGTGGACTTTTCTCAGCGAGAGCTGAGAAAAGTCTTTGAATTTAATATTTTTTAGAGCCCGTGAGGGCTCTTTAATTATTTTTTAAAAATTCAGCCATAGCTGAATTCCCACCTTTATTCTTAATTTTTAATTCAAAGCAGATATCTTTTTGCTTTTTCTCCCATTATTATTTATAATAATTAAGTAGTGGAAGTGGAAGTGTAAACGTAAAGAAAAGAAGATTTGGAAAAGGAGAATTTGGATGGCAAAAAGAGTTTTTATCAATGGAAGTATTCTACATGAACAGCCTTCCGGTCTTGGGATTTATGCAGAGAATGTGATAAAGCAGATTGGCAGAAAAAACAAGGATATTAAAGTATTCTGCCCCGTGGATATAGAAGGGGTAGAGGTAATAAAGATTACAGATAAGGTTAAGCCCAGCTATGGCAGAAAGGGAGGATTTTTCAGGTTTTTATGGACACAGCTTGTATTGCCTTTTAAGGCGGGGAAGGAGGATATATTATATCATCCTTTTCAGTACATATCGTTTTTATCCCGGGCGAGGCAGATCATTACAATTCACGATTTCATACCGGTACATTTCCCAGAGGTTGCAAAGCATCAATACTATTATTATAAGTACATAATGCCCTTTCTTTTGAGAAAGGCAGAAAAGATAATCTGCATATCTGAAAACACCAAGAAAGACTTGCTGGACCTTTACAAGGTTGACGAAAGTAAAATAAAAGTTGTTTATAATGGATATGATAAAAATGTATTCAACAGGGAGAAAAAAGATAAAGCAGTATTACAAAAGTATGGTATAGACAAGGACTACATAATTATGGTAGGAGCTGCCTATCCCCATAAAAATCTGGAGAGCGTATTGAAGGCCTTTAGTCAGATCAAGGATAAAACAGACTATAAGGTAGTTATAGTGGGCAAGGGCTCAGCCTA is from Clostridium thermarum and encodes:
- a CDS encoding glycosyltransferase family 4 protein, with product MAKRVFINGSILHEQPSGLGIYAENVIKQIGRKNKDIKVFCPVDIEGVEVIKITDKVKPSYGRKGGFFRFLWTQLVLPFKAGKEDILYHPFQYISFLSRARQIITIHDFIPVHFPEVAKHQYYYYKYIMPFLLRKAEKIICISENTKKDLLDLYKVDESKIKVVYNGYDKNVFNREKKDKAVLQKYGIDKDYIIMVGAAYPHKNLESVLKAFSQIKDKTDYKVVIVGKGSAYVEKLKAMAAELNISDRVIFLGYVDGQDLPALYYFAKAFVYPTLYEGFGLPILEAAACGTAVICGDNSSLPEASGEGAAFFDARSIESIKQALEAVLFDENYRLELIRKGEENLKNFSWEKTGEEIYNFITKG